The following are from one region of the Desulfurispira natronophila genome:
- a CDS encoding ABC transporter permease subunit, translating to MTGTGPHFQQTKNRLFSAWTLTTWLVALLVATPVLVVLSFVFVPAGEVWSHLSTTVLPRYVTNTLWLMLGVGSGTLIIGVTTAWLVTMTNFPGRRIFEWALLIPLAIPAYVIAFTYTGLLEYAGPVQSILRDIFGWSSASDYWFPEIRSLPGAIVMMTLVFYPYVYMLARASFLEQSVCVLEASRTLGQGPWATFFRIALPLARPGIAGGLALALMETLNDFGTVDFFSVDTFTTGIYRTWLGMWEVAAAAQLGAMLMLFIFVLILLERWSRSSGTTHHSARSYRNISRYDLKGSRALLANVVCGIPVFIGFILPVGAMIVWTIASWHVVDSRYLSMAASSFALAGIAAVVAVVVAVLLAYGQRLNPTRAMGFAVRLAGMGYAVPGAVIALGIMIPFAWLDNSIDGLARQWLGISTGLLLTGTWVALIFAYVVRFLAVSLNTVEASLGKITPNMDGAARTLGYGATRTLRKVHTPLMWGSLLTAGILVFVDVMKELPATFMMRPFGLETLAIRSYEMANDGFLVESSTSSLAIVAVGIIPVILISVAIARSRPGGSS from the coding sequence GTGACAGGAACCGGCCCCCACTTTCAACAGACAAAAAATCGCCTCTTTTCTGCCTGGACCCTGACCACCTGGCTGGTGGCACTGCTGGTGGCAACACCGGTGCTGGTAGTTCTCAGCTTTGTCTTTGTCCCCGCTGGCGAAGTCTGGTCGCACCTGAGCACAACCGTCCTGCCCCGCTACGTCACCAACACCCTGTGGCTGATGCTGGGAGTGGGCAGCGGCACTCTGATCATTGGCGTCACCACCGCCTGGCTGGTCACCATGACCAATTTCCCCGGACGCCGGATATTTGAGTGGGCCCTGCTGATCCCCCTGGCCATACCGGCCTATGTCATTGCTTTTACCTATACGGGCTTGCTGGAGTATGCCGGCCCGGTGCAGTCGATTCTACGGGACATCTTTGGCTGGAGCAGTGCCTCCGACTACTGGTTTCCCGAAATCCGCTCCCTTCCCGGTGCCATCGTTATGATGACCCTGGTGTTTTACCCTTATGTCTATATGCTTGCCCGCGCCTCATTTTTAGAGCAGTCGGTCTGTGTGCTGGAAGCAAGCCGTACTCTGGGTCAGGGGCCCTGGGCCACATTTTTCCGCATAGCTCTGCCGTTGGCGCGTCCCGGCATAGCCGGTGGCCTTGCCCTGGCGCTGATGGAAACCCTCAATGACTTTGGAACGGTGGACTTTTTCTCGGTAGACACCTTTACAACGGGTATCTACCGCACCTGGCTGGGCATGTGGGAAGTGGCGGCAGCCGCACAGCTGGGAGCAATGCTCATGCTCTTTATCTTTGTCCTCATATTGCTGGAACGCTGGTCGCGCAGCTCCGGAACCACTCACCACAGTGCCCGCTCATATCGCAACATCAGTCGCTACGACCTTAAGGGCAGCCGGGCACTGCTTGCAAACGTGGTCTGCGGCATTCCGGTCTTCATCGGCTTTATCCTCCCGGTGGGCGCCATGATCGTCTGGACCATCGCCTCCTGGCATGTGGTGGACAGCCGTTACCTCTCCATGGCAGCCAGTAGCTTTGCCCTGGCAGGCATAGCGGCCGTAGTGGCCGTGGTTGTCGCTGTGCTGCTGGCCTATGGGCAGCGTCTCAATCCCACCCGCGCTATGGGCTTTGCCGTGCGCCTGGCTGGTATGGGATACGCCGTTCCCGGTGCCGTTATCGCCCTGGGCATAATGATTCCCTTTGCCTGGCTGGACAATTCCATTGACGGCCTGGCCCGACAGTGGCTGGGGATTTCCACCGGCCTGCTGCTCACCGGCACCTGGGTGGCCCTGATTTTTGCCTATGTGGTTCGCTTTTTGGCCGTGTCCCTGAACACCGTCGAGGCCAGCCTGGGCAAAATCACACCCAACATGGATGGTGCCGCCCGCACCCTTGGCTACGGGGCCACCCGCACCCTGCGCAAAGTGCATACCCCTCTGATGTGGGGAAGCCTGCTGACCGCCGGCATACTGGTTTTTGTGGATGTCATGAAGGAGCTGCCTGCCACCTTTATGATGCGTCCCTTTGGCCTGGAAACCCTGGCCATACGCTCTTATGAAATGGCCAATGACGGCTTTCTGGTAGAGTCCTCAACTTCTTCACTGGCCATTGTCGCCGTCGGAATCATACCCGTTATACTCATTAGCGTAGCTATAGCCCGTTCCCGCCCAGGAGGTTCATCGTGA
- a CDS encoding ATP-binding cassette domain-containing protein has protein sequence MTQNSPQTPVLQIANVRHSYDTLEVLKGVDLEVHRGEVACLLGPSGCGKTTLLRLIAGLEQLQSGAIRIADTIVADARGSVPPEKRNTGFLFQDFALFPHLRVKDNVSFGLIHQKPEQRKEKAQAALRRVGMLEYADAYPHQLSGGQQQRVALARALAPEPSIILLDEPFSSLDTRLRSQVRDETLHVLKNSGVATVMVTHDPEEAMFMGDKIALMNRGVIVQVDDPVQLYYHPVNAFVATFFSDVNRMEAVARNGKVDTPFGTLEAPDIADETTVDVLFRPDALQLALPQGEDGGVSAEVTASRMLVGSTLVHLRLEYCGPSCPMHVHARIPGRFPHPDGSRVSVTLNPDQVFIFPMESGDLSEYTPQHCLKATDQTVYC, from the coding sequence GTGACACAGAATTCCCCGCAAACTCCGGTACTGCAAATTGCCAATGTCCGCCACTCCTACGACACTCTGGAAGTGCTCAAGGGAGTCGACCTGGAAGTTCATCGCGGAGAAGTGGCTTGCCTGCTGGGGCCATCCGGCTGTGGAAAAACGACCCTGCTGCGTCTGATTGCTGGATTGGAGCAACTTCAGAGTGGAGCCATCCGTATCGCCGATACCATTGTGGCTGACGCCAGGGGCAGCGTGCCGCCAGAAAAGCGCAACACCGGCTTTCTCTTTCAGGACTTTGCTCTTTTCCCCCACCTGCGCGTAAAAGACAACGTTTCCTTCGGCCTGATCCACCAGAAGCCAGAACAGCGCAAAGAAAAAGCGCAGGCCGCCCTGCGCCGCGTGGGTATGCTGGAGTACGCTGACGCCTACCCCCACCAGCTTTCCGGTGGACAGCAGCAGCGGGTCGCTCTGGCCCGCGCCCTGGCGCCGGAACCAAGCATCATCCTGCTGGATGAACCTTTTTCCAGCCTGGATACCCGACTGCGCTCACAGGTGCGCGATGAGACCCTGCACGTACTCAAAAACAGTGGAGTGGCCACTGTCATGGTGACCCATGACCCGGAAGAAGCCATGTTTATGGGCGACAAGATTGCATTGATGAACCGGGGCGTCATTGTCCAGGTAGACGATCCCGTGCAGCTCTATTACCATCCGGTCAACGCCTTTGTGGCCACTTTTTTCAGTGACGTCAACCGCATGGAAGCCGTAGCGCGAAATGGCAAGGTAGATACGCCCTTTGGCACACTGGAAGCACCTGATATCGCCGATGAAACCACGGTCGACGTTCTTTTTCGCCCCGATGCCCTGCAGCTTGCACTGCCCCAGGGCGAAGATGGCGGTGTTTCCGCCGAGGTTACAGCCTCGCGCATGCTGGTTGGCAGTACACTGGTGCACCTGCGCCTTGAGTACTGCGGCCCCTCTTGCCCCATGCACGTCCACGCCCGCATTCCCGGACGTTTCCCCCACCCAGACGGCAGCCGTGTCAGTGTTACCCTGAATCCGGATCAGGTCTTTATCTTCCCCATGGAAAGCGGCGACCTGTCAGAGTACACTCCCCAGCACTGCCTGAAGGCGACTGATCAGACCGTGTACTGCTGA
- the doeB2 gene encoding N(2)-acetyl-L-2,4-diaminobutanoate deacetylase DoeB2 yields the protein MAHIWNQLMEEAIAFRRELHCYPEIGWEEHDTAQRIRERLGAAGITWRPCTDTGTIACFAPSASGPHIAIRADIDALAMDEDSGKEWASTRPGFMHGCGHDGHTATAYALARWLKLHEDQLSHPVSIFFQPAEEGGHGAKAMIEHGALDGIDEIYGWHNWPAMALGKGVCPDGPVMAANGTFRIRLYGRGGHASQPDACRDPVLAGSATILQLQQIVSRRMAPQQAVVVSVTSFHAPSADTTIPDQAVLRGSIRLSDSALREQVNGLIVQIAEDTARSFGVTAEVDIYPRYEATVNWPEPAARLRQALSEELGSQWQDRRTLLPIMASEDFSYYLQKIPGAYAVMGANEGTEAAEPLHSPRYDFNDSLLPIMARSLARLVGISPATS from the coding sequence ATGGCACACATCTGGAACCAGCTGATGGAAGAAGCCATTGCCTTTCGGCGCGAGCTTCATTGTTATCCGGAAATTGGCTGGGAGGAACACGATACGGCCCAGCGCATTCGCGAGCGCCTGGGGGCTGCCGGTATCACCTGGCGTCCCTGTACTGATACCGGAACCATTGCCTGCTTTGCCCCTTCAGCTTCCGGGCCCCACATTGCCATCCGGGCCGATATTGACGCCCTGGCTATGGATGAGGATTCCGGCAAGGAGTGGGCTTCAACGCGACCGGGCTTTATGCACGGCTGCGGCCACGATGGCCACACCGCCACGGCCTATGCTCTGGCGCGCTGGCTGAAACTCCATGAAGATCAGCTGAGCCACCCGGTTTCCATTTTCTTTCAGCCGGCGGAAGAGGGCGGACACGGCGCCAAGGCCATGATTGAGCACGGCGCTCTGGATGGCATTGATGAAATCTACGGCTGGCACAACTGGCCAGCAATGGCCCTGGGCAAAGGCGTCTGTCCCGATGGTCCGGTCATGGCTGCCAATGGCACCTTTCGCATTCGCCTTTATGGGCGCGGTGGTCACGCCAGCCAGCCCGATGCCTGTCGCGATCCGGTGCTGGCCGGTTCTGCCACGATTTTGCAGCTGCAGCAGATTGTCAGCCGTCGCATGGCGCCCCAACAGGCGGTGGTGGTCAGTGTCACCTCTTTCCACGCTCCCAGTGCCGATACCACTATTCCCGACCAGGCGGTGCTGCGTGGCAGTATACGTCTCTCCGATTCGGCCTTGCGTGAGCAGGTCAACGGCCTGATTGTGCAGATTGCCGAAGACACGGCCCGCTCTTTTGGCGTTACGGCCGAGGTCGATATCTATCCCCGTTACGAAGCTACCGTAAACTGGCCCGAACCGGCGGCCCGCCTGCGCCAGGCTCTGAGTGAGGAGCTGGGCAGCCAGTGGCAGGACCGTCGCACTCTGCTGCCCATTATGGCGTCGGAGGACTTCAGCTACTACCTGCAGAAGATTCCCGGAGCCTATGCGGTTATGGGAGCCAACGAGGGGACTGAAGCTGCCGAACCCCTGCACAGCCCCCGTTACGATTTCAACGACAGCCTGCTGCCGATAATGGCCCGCAGTCTGGCCCGACTGGTCGGAATCTCACCAGCAACCAGTTAG
- the ectB gene encoding diaminobutyrate--2-oxoglutarate transaminase, which produces MQVFEQWESEIRGYCRAYPTVFQSASNARQIDEAGKTYLDFFAGAGVLNFGHNNQRMKRAMIEFLESDGITQSLDMYTTTKREFLQAFVDTVLKPRGMDHKMQFVGPTGTNAVEAALKMARKVTGRRTVVAFTRGFHGMTLGSLACTANGYFRQAAGVPLEHVERLPFENTPGGGLDSIKAYAETLQDPSCGMEKPAAFLVEAIQAEGGVNVASEAWLKAIQDLATELGALFIIDDIQAGCGRTGSYFSFDGMNLQPDIVVLAKGLGGYGTPLAMNLIKPEHDRHWQPGEHTGTFRGQGLSFVAGRVAMEYFQDDELMSAVKTKGQRIRQCLDDIARGHSARGFEVRGKGMLQGLDVVDGALAKSIASTCFQNGLLIGPCGSGGRVLKLIPPLTIPDEDLEQGLKIFAQSVQKALEGV; this is translated from the coding sequence ATGCAAGTATTTGAACAGTGGGAATCTGAAATTCGCGGCTATTGCCGAGCCTATCCGACCGTTTTCCAGTCGGCCTCCAACGCCCGGCAGATTGACGAGGCGGGAAAGACCTATCTGGACTTTTTTGCCGGAGCCGGGGTGCTGAACTTCGGGCACAACAATCAGCGCATGAAGCGCGCCATGATAGAGTTTCTGGAGAGCGACGGCATTACCCAGAGCCTGGATATGTACACCACCACCAAGCGGGAGTTTCTGCAGGCGTTTGTCGATACGGTCCTCAAACCCCGAGGCATGGATCACAAGATGCAGTTTGTCGGCCCTACCGGCACCAATGCAGTGGAGGCTGCTCTGAAAATGGCCCGCAAGGTCACGGGCCGACGAACCGTGGTGGCCTTCACGCGAGGATTCCACGGCATGACCCTGGGCTCGCTCGCCTGTACCGCCAACGGCTATTTCCGTCAGGCGGCTGGTGTGCCCCTGGAGCATGTGGAGCGACTGCCCTTTGAGAATACCCCCGGCGGTGGTCTCGATTCCATCAAAGCCTACGCCGAAACCCTGCAGGACCCTTCTTGCGGTATGGAAAAACCGGCGGCCTTTTTGGTGGAAGCCATTCAGGCAGAGGGGGGAGTCAATGTGGCCAGCGAAGCCTGGCTTAAGGCCATTCAGGATCTGGCCACCGAGCTGGGCGCTCTCTTTATCATTGATGACATTCAGGCTGGGTGCGGACGTACTGGCTCCTACTTCAGCTTTGACGGCATGAATCTGCAGCCGGACATTGTGGTTCTGGCCAAGGGCCTTGGCGGCTACGGCACTCCGCTGGCCATGAATCTCATCAAGCCGGAGCACGATCGCCACTGGCAGCCTGGTGAGCATACCGGCACCTTCCGGGGGCAGGGTCTCTCCTTTGTCGCCGGACGGGTAGCTATGGAGTACTTTCAGGACGACGAGCTGATGAGTGCCGTCAAAACCAAGGGGCAGCGCATTCGCCAGTGTCTCGATGATATTGCCCGCGGCCACAGTGCTCGCGGCTTCGAGGTGCGGGGCAAAGGTATGCTGCAGGGGCTTGACGTCGTGGATGGTGCCCTGGCCAAGTCCATTGCCAGCACCTGCTTCCAGAATGGCCTGCTGATTGGGCCCTGTGGCAGTGGTGGCCGGGTGCTCAAGCTGATCCCCCCCTTGACCATACCTGACGAAGATCTGGAACAGGGGCTGAAGATATTTGCCCAGTCAGTACAGAAAGCCTTGGAGGGCGTATGA
- the doeA gene encoding ectoine hydrolase — protein sequence MIQRDDMTFPFEEYERRLRELRERMEQRLLDAVIISDPENLMYLTDYQTTGYSYFQALVVPLEGEPFMITREVEESNVFARTWLEKSRPYSDTGDAIQMLVQSLREFGLTGKYVGYERNSYFLPAYQQDRIHTTFTSGRVIDCFGIVEQGRLRKSPVEIEVMRKAAVANEAGMKAGLEACAPGVTENEIAAAICAAMFRAGGETPAVMPYVTSGPRTMIGHATWEGRTVQPGEHVFLEVGGCYRRYHTAMMRTAVMGELSTSMHKAQERMKLALREIKKNIRPGLTVSDADNIVRNIISANEVGAKLITRSGYSIGIAFPPSWDEGYILSLIQGNAAVLEEGMTFHIIPWMWGVDGDKTCGISDTIYVTKDGCESFFSLDEDFVVKPEQGVEHRDSVAVRETARNSSAPAPQEQPPLPANERTESTKKRKEKN from the coding sequence ATGATTCAGCGCGATGACATGACCTTTCCCTTTGAAGAGTACGAGCGCCGCCTGCGGGAGCTGCGGGAGCGCATGGAGCAGCGTTTGCTGGATGCGGTGATTATCAGTGACCCGGAAAACCTCATGTACCTCACGGACTACCAGACCACCGGCTACTCCTACTTTCAGGCCCTGGTGGTGCCTCTGGAGGGCGAGCCCTTCATGATCACCCGCGAGGTGGAGGAGTCCAACGTCTTTGCCCGCACCTGGCTGGAGAAGAGCCGCCCCTACTCGGATACGGGGGATGCCATTCAGATGCTGGTGCAGAGCTTGCGCGAGTTTGGACTGACGGGAAAGTATGTGGGCTATGAGCGAAACAGCTACTTTCTGCCCGCCTATCAGCAGGATCGAATCCATACGACCTTTACCAGCGGTCGGGTTATCGACTGCTTTGGCATCGTGGAGCAAGGCCGTTTGCGCAAATCGCCGGTGGAAATCGAGGTGATGCGCAAAGCCGCTGTGGCCAATGAAGCGGGAATGAAAGCCGGCCTGGAAGCCTGTGCCCCCGGAGTCACCGAGAATGAAATTGCCGCTGCCATCTGTGCTGCCATGTTCCGTGCCGGGGGCGAAACCCCTGCGGTTATGCCTTATGTTACCTCCGGCCCACGCACCATGATTGGCCATGCCACCTGGGAGGGCCGCACCGTGCAGCCCGGTGAGCACGTCTTTTTGGAAGTGGGGGGCTGTTATCGTCGCTACCACACGGCCATGATGCGCACCGCGGTTATGGGTGAGCTCTCCACATCCATGCACAAGGCCCAGGAGCGCATGAAGCTGGCTCTGCGGGAGATAAAGAAAAACATCCGTCCTGGTCTGACCGTTTCCGACGCAGATAATATTGTGCGCAATATCATCTCTGCCAACGAGGTTGGAGCCAAACTGATCACCCGCTCCGGCTACTCCATCGGCATCGCCTTCCCTCCCAGCTGGGATGAAGGTTATATTCTCAGCCTGATTCAGGGCAATGCCGCTGTGCTGGAGGAGGGCATGACCTTCCACATTATCCCCTGGATGTGGGGTGTGGACGGAGACAAGACCTGCGGCATTTCCGATACTATCTACGTTACCAAAGATGGCTGCGAGTCATTCTTCAGCCTTGATGAGGACTTTGTGGTCAAGCCGGAGCAGGGAGTTGAGCACCGTGACAGCGTCGCCGTGCGGGAAACAGCGCGCAACAGTTCTGCCCCGGCTCCCCAGGAGCAGCCACCCCTGCCGGCCAACGAGAGAACCGAGTCGACCAAAAAGCGAAAGGAGAAGAACTGA
- a CDS encoding NAD-dependent succinate-semialdehyde dehydrogenase → MLRATDPTTGKVIREVPAADAAGRNQILETARSAFADWSQRTFEQRAQVLQAVAAYMREHVEELAPIMTEEMGKPIKEARGEVLKAALCAEHYAAHAAQYLKTEEIASDATRSYVQYLPLGTIMGILPWNAPFWLAFRFCAPSLMAGNTCVMKHDQHVPGCAQAIADVFEKVGAPKGIMQNLPLQTADVEAAIRDPRVHAISFTGSDRAGSIVASIAASEIKPAVLELGGSDPSIVLADADLEKAADGIALMRIINAGQSCIAAKRIIVEEPVYEKFVDMLHERLAKLQMGDPRQESTDIGPIARPDLRDNLHQQVTRTIEAGATCRLGGKMPEGEGYFYPVTLLTDVRSDMAASCEETFGPIAVVMKAADGEDALAIANNSQYGLGASIWTTTERGETMARRIESGQVAVNGIVKTDPRLPSGGIKRSGYGRELGPHGIHEFVNAQQVWIGPAQ, encoded by the coding sequence ATGCTGCGAGCCACAGATCCCACCACGGGCAAGGTTATCCGCGAAGTTCCCGCTGCCGATGCTGCCGGGCGTAATCAGATACTGGAAACGGCGCGTAGCGCTTTTGCTGACTGGAGCCAGCGTACTTTTGAACAGCGCGCCCAGGTACTGCAGGCCGTGGCGGCCTATATGCGGGAGCATGTGGAAGAGCTGGCGCCCATTATGACCGAAGAGATGGGCAAGCCCATTAAAGAGGCCCGCGGCGAAGTGCTCAAGGCAGCCCTCTGCGCAGAGCACTATGCTGCTCATGCGGCGCAGTACCTGAAGACCGAAGAGATAGCCTCCGATGCCACGCGCAGCTATGTGCAGTACCTGCCCCTGGGTACCATCATGGGTATTCTGCCCTGGAACGCCCCCTTTTGGCTGGCCTTTCGTTTCTGTGCCCCTTCGCTGATGGCAGGCAATACCTGCGTCATGAAGCACGATCAGCACGTACCCGGCTGCGCCCAGGCCATTGCCGACGTGTTTGAGAAGGTGGGAGCCCCCAAGGGCATCATGCAAAACCTGCCCCTGCAAACCGCCGATGTGGAGGCCGCTATCCGCGATCCCCGCGTACACGCCATCTCCTTTACCGGTTCTGATCGGGCCGGCAGTATAGTCGCCTCTATCGCCGCGTCGGAAATCAAGCCCGCCGTGCTGGAGCTGGGAGGCTCCGACCCAAGCATTGTGCTGGCGGACGCCGACCTGGAGAAAGCCGCCGACGGTATAGCCCTGATGCGCATTATAAACGCCGGACAATCCTGCATTGCCGCCAAGCGAATTATTGTGGAAGAGCCGGTGTACGAAAAGTTTGTGGACATGCTCCATGAGCGCTTGGCCAAACTGCAGATGGGTGACCCTCGCCAGGAGTCCACCGATATTGGCCCCATAGCCCGCCCTGATCTGCGGGACAACCTGCACCAGCAGGTCACCCGTACCATAGAAGCCGGGGCGACTTGTCGGTTAGGTGGAAAAATGCCCGAAGGTGAGGGCTATTTCTACCCCGTTACCCTGCTCACCGATGTCAGATCCGACATGGCAGCCAGCTGCGAGGAGACCTTTGGGCCTATTGCCGTGGTTATGAAAGCCGCAGATGGGGAAGATGCCCTGGCCATTGCCAATAACTCCCAGTATGGACTGGGAGCCAGTATCTGGACCACCACCGAGCGGGGAGAAACCATGGCTCGCCGCATTGAATCGGGCCAGGTGGCAGTCAATGGAATCGTCAAGACCGACCCCCGTCTGCCCAGTGGCGGAATCAAGCGCTCCGGCTATGGCCGTGAGCTCGGTCCCCACGGCATTCACGAGTTTGTCAATGCCCAGCAGGTGTGGATCGGCCCGGCACAGTGA
- a CDS encoding NAD-binding protein yields the protein MKPDSTNKRRVLMCGLGYFEQHLLSDLDDGWNPIVVELDQRKMEMLGPNYPGTEFVHGDASSILTWKKLPLEQIDFIIIALKDVDICLEICRLAREFFGLDCIILVLIYEDADESVFHPYQVTTVKPFNISINIILNRLQRNYSKAIDIGLKKGEIIELSVLAKSHLTDRKIRTLRPSKWSISAIYRNNEIILPTGDEVVRVGDRVVLFGDPKVLENLANTFLQGTPQFPVQYGNTVSAILDRSHGALVDETAYFYRHLRASRLSFHPVRNRLSSELTEKVRANRDINFSIGASIPHLIQLMGKEENTGLYAIPGNRGRLSWELTGKEIFRLARKPLYFCRGTFPYERIYISLNCREPVYALEVGMELSQLLGVPFSVIYVPLPKALRGREDAEQMQQRQELVSDFGNIYKVKMDYQSVEGNPVLKTLEVLGDAPGGLLVTAHDISAPLSFFRPNVPYLLARKTHLSTLVVVHGDRL from the coding sequence ATGAAACCAGACAGTACCAATAAGCGCCGTGTCCTCATGTGTGGCCTGGGGTATTTTGAGCAGCATCTGCTGAGCGATCTAGATGACGGCTGGAATCCCATAGTGGTAGAGCTTGATCAGCGCAAAATGGAGATGCTGGGCCCCAACTATCCGGGTACCGAGTTTGTTCACGGTGATGCCAGTAGTATTCTGACCTGGAAAAAGCTCCCCCTGGAGCAGATTGACTTTATTATCATTGCTCTAAAGGATGTGGATATCTGCCTGGAAATATGTCGTCTGGCACGGGAGTTCTTCGGGCTGGACTGCATTATCCTGGTGCTGATTTACGAAGATGCCGACGAAAGTGTCTTTCATCCTTACCAAGTTACTACGGTCAAGCCCTTCAATATCTCCATCAACATTATTCTCAACCGTCTACAACGTAACTACTCCAAGGCCATCGATATTGGTTTGAAAAAGGGCGAGATTATCGAGCTTTCGGTACTTGCCAAATCCCACCTCACCGATCGCAAAATTCGCACTTTGCGTCCCTCCAAGTGGTCTATCAGTGCTATCTATCGCAACAATGAAATTATACTGCCCACTGGCGATGAGGTGGTGCGGGTGGGGGACCGGGTTGTACTCTTTGGCGACCCCAAGGTTCTGGAAAATCTGGCCAACACCTTTTTGCAGGGTACTCCTCAGTTTCCGGTGCAGTACGGTAATACGGTAAGCGCCATACTCGACCGGAGCCACGGGGCCCTTGTGGATGAAACGGCCTACTTTTATCGTCATCTGCGTGCGAGCCGATTGAGTTTTCATCCTGTTCGCAACCGACTCAGCTCCGAATTGACAGAGAAGGTTCGCGCGAACCGGGATATCAATTTCTCTATCGGAGCCTCCATTCCCCACCTGATACAGCTCATGGGCAAGGAGGAAAATACGGGCCTCTACGCCATACCCGGTAACCGGGGGCGCCTTTCCTGGGAGCTGACCGGCAAGGAGATATTTCGCCTGGCGCGCAAGCCACTTTACTTTTGCCGGGGAACCTTCCCGTATGAGCGAATTTATATTTCTCTGAACTGTCGCGAGCCGGTCTACGCCTTGGAAGTTGGTATGGAGCTTTCGCAGTTGCTGGGAGTTCCTTTCAGTGTCATCTATGTTCCCCTGCCCAAAGCTCTGCGGGGGCGCGAGGATGCAGAGCAGATGCAGCAGCGGCAGGAGCTGGTGTCGGACTTTGGCAATATTTACAAGGTCAAGATGGACTATCAAAGCGTAGAGGGGAACCCGGTGCTGAAGACCCTTGAGGTACTGGGGGATGCTCCCGGCGGTCTGCTGGTGACGGCCCATGATATCAGCGCTCCCCTCTCCTTTTTCCGTCCCAATGTTCCCTACCTGTTGGCTCGCAAAACCCACCTTTCTACGTTGGTGGTAGTGCACGGGGATCGCTTGTGA
- a CDS encoding cation:proton antiporter, with product MNPDGIYLLLFFVAGALAVPSVSRRLGLPNAVGEIIFGVILGYMFSVHLVLNTEVVSFLATFGFIVLMYMAGLEIDLEDLKTMPRREIIVIHSYFVALVGVAVVVTWLLNQPPFFILLYCTMAIGLLYPVLREMNLLQRDLGKNLLIIASMGEIYVLLALTFFVIQYDYGITAEALLRISYVLFFSFAAYLFLRLLQLLLWWYPSLASLFLHTGNLNESGVRSNFVIMLAFVSLAILLGIEPIVGAFIGGILFSAVFKEKESIRGSFSVLGNGFLIPIFFIYVGYQFDLGLLLHPEFVINALVFSLAFLLIRLVAVFPFAFSRRSWREVLMVPVATAYPLTLLVAFGQVGLSLNIIDERTASSVVLAAMICALVYPSIMRFMSQRLVVSEARNGNDSVSRER from the coding sequence GTGAACCCCGATGGTATCTACCTGCTGCTCTTTTTTGTGGCCGGAGCTTTGGCTGTTCCCAGCGTAAGTCGTCGGCTGGGTTTACCCAATGCGGTGGGCGAAATTATTTTTGGTGTTATTCTTGGTTATATGTTTTCAGTGCACCTGGTACTGAATACCGAAGTAGTGTCATTTCTGGCGACGTTTGGCTTTATCGTTCTTATGTACATGGCTGGTCTGGAAATAGACCTTGAAGATCTCAAGACCATGCCACGCCGGGAAATTATCGTCATCCACAGTTATTTTGTGGCTCTGGTGGGAGTGGCAGTGGTTGTTACCTGGCTGCTGAATCAACCACCATTTTTTATTCTCCTCTACTGCACCATGGCCATTGGCTTGCTTTACCCCGTGCTCCGAGAGATGAATCTGCTGCAGCGGGATCTAGGAAAAAACTTGCTGATTATTGCCAGTATGGGCGAGATTTACGTTCTTCTGGCTTTGACTTTTTTCGTTATCCAGTACGATTACGGTATTACTGCAGAAGCTCTTTTACGTATCAGCTATGTTCTTTTCTTTTCTTTTGCTGCCTATCTTTTTCTGCGACTGTTACAACTTTTACTGTGGTGGTATCCGTCATTGGCCTCCCTCTTTTTGCATACGGGAAACCTTAATGAATCGGGTGTCCGGAGCAATTTTGTCATCATGCTTGCTTTTGTCAGCCTGGCCATATTGCTTGGGATTGAGCCTATTGTAGGAGCCTTTATTGGGGGAATTCTTTTCTCGGCAGTTTTTAAGGAAAAGGAGAGTATTCGGGGAAGCTTCTCAGTGCTTGGCAACGGTTTTCTTATTCCCATATTCTTTATCTACGTAGGTTACCAGTTTGACCTGGGCTTGCTGCTCCATCCAGAATTTGTCATCAACGCCCTGGTCTTTTCACTGGCATTTTTACTTATTCGATTAGTGGCGGTGTTTCCATTTGCCTTTTCCCGGCGTAGCTGGCGCGAGGTGCTCATGGTGCCAGTGGCCACCGCTTACCCCCTGACCTTGCTGGTGGCTTTTGGCCAGGTGGGACTTTCCCTGAATATCATTGACGAGCGCACTGCCTCATCGGTAGTGCTGGCAGCCATGATTTGTGCTCTCGTCTATCCCTCTATCATGCGATTTATGAGTCAACGTCTGGTGGTCTCTGAAGCTCGCAATGGAAATGATAGTGTCAGTCGGGAGCGGTAG